In Paenibacillus phoenicis, one genomic interval encodes:
- the murA gene encoding UDP-N-acetylglucosamine 1-carboxyvinyltransferase encodes MDKLVIEGGKPLSGTIRIHGAKNAALPILAASLLAEGKVQLRNVPRLLDIDVMLGILGRLGCKAVHLGDTVTVDTSGADSSHVPEDLMKQMRSSIFLMGPLLARFGEVCIYQPGGCAIGERKIDLHLKGLEALGAKIEEHDQQIWCRASKLVGTDIHLDFPSVGATENIMMAAALAEGTTMITNAAREPEIQDLQNFLNAMGASIIGAGTDTITIRGVKRLFPCDYEIIPDRIVAGTALIAVAATRGSVTLTHSNPSHLVSLLHVLKRAGVQIGVSDDIITLSSAGRPKAVERIVTSPYPSFPTDLQSQVMVLLSLADGMSVMKETVFEGRFKHVGELVRMGADITVDLNSAFIRGVPRLYGATVEATDLRAGAALVIAGLAAQGQTVVEQVHHIDRGYDRIETMFQRLGGSVRRESPALRQLDLA; translated from the coding sequence TTGGACAAATTGGTGATCGAAGGCGGGAAACCCCTATCAGGAACCATTCGTATCCATGGAGCGAAAAATGCCGCACTGCCGATTCTGGCCGCATCGCTGCTGGCGGAAGGTAAGGTGCAACTTCGAAATGTCCCCCGCCTGCTCGATATTGATGTCATGTTAGGCATTCTCGGTCGACTGGGCTGTAAAGCCGTCCATTTGGGAGATACGGTGACTGTCGATACCTCGGGAGCAGATTCCAGCCATGTTCCTGAGGATTTGATGAAACAGATGCGCTCCTCCATCTTTTTGATGGGGCCGCTGCTTGCCCGGTTTGGGGAAGTATGCATCTATCAGCCGGGAGGCTGTGCGATCGGGGAACGGAAAATCGATCTGCATTTGAAGGGACTTGAAGCTTTAGGAGCGAAGATTGAAGAGCACGATCAGCAAATATGGTGCAGAGCCAGCAAGCTGGTTGGTACCGACATCCATCTGGATTTCCCCAGCGTGGGTGCAACGGAGAACATCATGATGGCTGCAGCGTTGGCTGAAGGCACAACCATGATTACGAACGCAGCACGGGAGCCGGAGATTCAGGATTTGCAAAACTTCTTGAATGCCATGGGCGCCAGCATCATCGGCGCTGGTACCGACACGATTACGATCAGAGGAGTGAAACGCCTCTTCCCTTGCGATTACGAGATTATCCCGGACCGTATCGTTGCGGGTACTGCTTTAATTGCTGTTGCTGCCACCCGCGGCAGCGTCACGCTGACCCACAGCAACCCTTCGCATCTGGTATCGCTGCTGCACGTGCTCAAGCGGGCCGGTGTTCAAATCGGAGTGAGCGATGATATAATAACGTTGAGCAGTGCAGGCCGTCCGAAAGCGGTGGAACGGATTGTGACCTCACCTTATCCTTCGTTTCCTACCGATTTGCAGTCCCAAGTGATGGTACTGTTATCCTTGGCGGACGGAATGAGCGTGATGAAAGAAACCGTGTTCGAAGGCCGGTTCAAGCATGTGGGCGAGCTGGTTCGCATGGGAGCCGACATTACGGTGGACCTGAATTCCGCGTTTATTCGCGGGGTGCCCCGGCTTTACGGCGCGACCGTGGAAGCAACCGACCTGCGTGCAGGGGCGGCGCTGGTGATCGCCGGCTTGGCGGCCCAGGGTCAAA
- the murG gene encoding undecaprenyldiphospho-muramoylpentapeptide beta-N-acetylglucosaminyltransferase produces MRVVLSGGGTGGHIYPALAVASQCAKEFPGSEFLYIGGKRGLESSIVPQQGIPFEAIEITGFRRKLSFDNVKTVMRFLKGVQTSKKLLKQFKPDVVIGTGGYVCGPVVYAAAKLGIPSIIHEQNAIPGLTNRFLSKYASTVAVSFEGSEKAFPAARNVIYTGNPRATTVFAADKQKGFESLGLPPSSSVVLVVGGSQGARAINQAMVEMAPLLKQSEHLKFVYVTGDRYYASTVEAISAKLGELPANLQVLPYVHNMPEVLACTSLIVNRAGASFLAEITALGIPAILIPSPNVTNNHQEKNARALESAGAAEVILESELTGRSLYASIERVMSDLRQHSAMSTASRALGKPDSAHLIVEEMRRLVKHQ; encoded by the coding sequence ATGCGCGTCGTACTAAGCGGCGGCGGAACCGGGGGGCATATTTACCCGGCTCTGGCCGTCGCCAGCCAATGCGCCAAGGAATTTCCCGGCTCCGAATTTCTGTACATCGGAGGCAAGCGCGGGCTTGAAAGCTCGATTGTTCCGCAGCAAGGAATTCCGTTTGAAGCGATTGAGATTACCGGCTTCCGTCGGAAGCTGTCATTCGATAATGTGAAAACGGTCATGCGTTTTCTCAAGGGAGTGCAAACTTCCAAGAAACTGTTAAAACAATTTAAGCCCGATGTCGTCATCGGAACCGGCGGATATGTCTGCGGTCCGGTGGTGTACGCTGCGGCCAAGCTGGGCATTCCCAGCATCATTCATGAACAGAACGCCATTCCGGGCTTAACGAACCGCTTCCTGAGCAAATACGCATCGACGGTTGCCGTCAGCTTCGAGGGATCGGAAAAGGCGTTCCCCGCAGCTCGAAACGTCATTTACACGGGAAATCCGCGGGCGACAACCGTATTTGCAGCCGATAAACAAAAGGGCTTTGAATCCCTTGGTTTGCCGCCTAGCAGCTCGGTTGTCCTTGTGGTCGGCGGCAGTCAGGGAGCTCGAGCCATCAATCAAGCGATGGTTGAAATGGCTCCGCTGCTTAAACAGTCCGAACACTTAAAATTTGTGTACGTCACCGGAGACCGCTATTATGCCTCGACGGTGGAGGCGATTTCGGCGAAATTGGGCGAGTTGCCCGCCAATCTGCAGGTGCTTCCTTATGTGCATAACATGCCGGAGGTTCTGGCCTGCACCTCGCTGATCGTGAACCGTGCTGGGGCTTCTTTTTTGGCGGAAATTACGGCGCTGGGGATCCCCGCGATTCTAATTCCATCCCCTAACGTGACGAACAATCATCAAGAGAAAAATGCCCGCGCGCTGGAGAGCGCCGGTGCCGCCGAAGTGATTTTGGAGTCGGAGCTGACGGGCCGCAGCCTGTATGCGTCCATCGAGCGCGTGATGAGCGATTTGCGTCAGCACAGCGCGATGTCGACCGCTTCCCGTGCCTTGGGCAAACCGGATTCCGCTCATCTTATCGTGGAAGAGATGCGGAGGCTCGTCAAACACCAATAA
- the murB gene encoding UDP-N-acetylmuramate dehydrogenase gives MQQWISQLTRLEALEVLPNEPMSKYTTWKIGGPADAMAVPQTTRQLAELMRLLHAEGIPWMMIGKGSNLLVSDKGIRGCVIRLGGEFEQIVFDGTEVSAGGGASTVRLSIMAGKEGLTGLEFAGGIPGTVGGAVYMNAGAHGSDVSRIFKSADIVLETGELVTYTAEDMKFAYRHSVLHEQRGIVAQARFSLAAGDRLEVAAAMAAYKDRRRKTQPLSQPCAGSVFRNPPGDHAARLIEAAGLKGMKVGGAEVSTLHANFIVNTGQATAEDVLALMEQVKAAVQDQFGVALVPEVFFVGER, from the coding sequence ATGCAGCAGTGGATATCACAATTGACCAGGCTGGAGGCCTTGGAGGTGTTGCCGAATGAGCCAATGTCGAAGTACACGACTTGGAAAATCGGCGGTCCGGCGGATGCGATGGCCGTTCCACAAACGACCCGGCAGCTTGCGGAGCTGATGCGCTTGCTCCACGCAGAAGGAATCCCGTGGATGATGATCGGAAAAGGCTCCAATCTGCTGGTTTCCGACAAAGGCATCCGAGGCTGCGTCATCCGGCTGGGTGGTGAGTTCGAGCAGATTGTTTTCGACGGTACGGAAGTCAGCGCCGGAGGAGGCGCATCCACCGTCCGGCTCAGCATCATGGCGGGCAAAGAGGGGTTAACCGGGCTGGAATTCGCCGGGGGGATCCCGGGTACGGTCGGCGGCGCCGTCTACATGAATGCCGGTGCCCACGGGTCCGATGTGTCACGTATATTTAAATCCGCTGACATTGTTCTGGAGACGGGTGAATTGGTCACATACACAGCGGAGGATATGAAGTTTGCCTACCGGCATTCCGTCCTGCATGAACAGCGAGGGATCGTGGCTCAGGCACGTTTTTCGCTTGCCGCGGGTGACCGGCTGGAGGTCGCGGCGGCCATGGCGGCGTACAAGGACCGCCGCCGTAAAACGCAGCCGCTCTCGCAGCCTTGTGCAGGCAGCGTATTTCGCAATCCGCCCGGCGATCATGCCGCCAGGTTGATCGAAGCGGCGGGTCTCAAAGGGATGAAGGTCGGCGGGGCTGAAGTGTCCACGCTGCATGCCAATTTCATCGTCAATACCGGGCAAGCGACAGCAGAGGACGTTCTTGCGCTCATGGAGCAAGTCAAGGCAGCCGTCCAAGATCAATTTGGGGTGGCGCTGGTGCCGGAGGTCTTCTTCGTGGGTGAACGGTAA
- the spoVE gene encoding stage V sporulation protein E codes for MGKSRTAPDFWLAASILGLLAIGIVMVYSAGSVLAFHDYGDSFYFVKRQLLFAVLGLIAMFLMMNVDYRLLRKYAKIGLVLCFILLVIVLIPGIGVVRGGARSWLGISSFGIQPSEFMKLGMILFLSYWLSKEDYKITNFTKGLLPPLGIIGLAFGLIMLQPDLGTGTVMLGASLLIVFTAGARIRHLAGLAAVGALGFVGLILAAPYRLKRITAFLDPWSDPLGAGYQIIQSLYAIGPGGLAGLGLGMSRQKYSYVPEPQTDFIFSILAEELGFIGGLLVLLLFLILVWRGMRVAMTIDDLFGSLLAVGIVGMVGVQVVINIGVVIGLMPVTGITLPLISYGGSSLTLMLTALGILLNLSRYAR; via the coding sequence ATGGGCAAGAGCCGTACGGCGCCGGATTTTTGGCTGGCGGCCAGCATTCTCGGATTGCTGGCGATCGGAATCGTAATGGTATACAGCGCGGGTTCCGTACTCGCTTTCCATGATTACGGCGATTCTTTCTATTTCGTCAAGAGGCAGCTGCTCTTTGCTGTACTTGGGTTAATCGCGATGTTCCTGATGATGAATGTAGATTACCGTCTGCTGCGGAAATACGCCAAAATCGGGCTGGTTCTATGCTTCATCCTGCTCGTGATCGTGCTGATTCCCGGTATCGGGGTCGTGCGCGGCGGGGCGCGCAGCTGGCTGGGCATCAGCTCGTTTGGGATTCAACCCTCCGAGTTTATGAAGCTTGGCATGATCTTGTTTCTATCCTATTGGCTGAGTAAGGAAGATTACAAGATCACGAATTTTACGAAAGGCCTGCTGCCGCCGCTTGGGATTATCGGACTTGCCTTCGGCTTAATCATGCTTCAGCCCGATTTGGGGACGGGGACGGTCATGCTGGGCGCTTCCCTGTTGATCGTGTTTACCGCAGGTGCACGCATTCGGCATTTAGCCGGCCTGGCGGCCGTGGGAGCGCTGGGCTTCGTCGGCTTGATCCTGGCAGCGCCTTACCGGCTGAAGCGGATCACCGCCTTCCTTGATCCCTGGTCGGACCCGCTGGGCGCAGGATATCAGATCATCCAGTCGCTGTATGCGATTGGACCCGGCGGATTGGCGGGCTTGGGACTGGGGATGAGCCGGCAAAAATACAGCTACGTGCCTGAGCCGCAAACCGACTTTATCTTCTCGATCCTAGCAGAGGAATTAGGTTTTATCGGCGGACTTTTGGTTCTGTTATTGTTTTTAATTTTAGTATGGCGCGGTATGCGCGTTGCCATGACCATCGACGATCTGTTTGGCAGCTTGCTTGCCGTTGGGATCGTTGGCATGGTTGGCGTGCAGGTCGTGATCAACATCGGCGTTGTCATCGGCCTGATGCCGGTCACCGGCATTACGCTGCCGCTGATCAGTTACGGAGGATCTTCGCTGACGCTGATGCTGACCGCGCTGGGCATTCTACTGAATTTATCCCGTTATGCGAGGTGA